The DNA segment GTCCATATCAATCTCACCCATGCATTCTTCAGCAGCAGTAAGAGGAGGCAGTTTACGAGTCTTACGCTTCAAGTTGTGTTTGTGCCAATCACTCTTACAATGCTCTCTGTATTGCTTAGCTTCCCCAACGAACGTGTGGCAAGTGCTGCACTTGGttccttcttctttctttgtaCCCATCTCTTGCTTCTGCATTTTCTTGCTAAGTTCAACGACGGGATCAATAGGCAACAAGGGCTTGTTCGTCTGCAATGCCATATCATCATGCTCATCGTAATGATCCATGCTTGTGTCACCTTCAGCATGAACTGATACAGCGAGTATCTCTAATCTCCCCTCACAAGGGAAATAAGTAAGAAGCTGACGTGGAGAGCGTTGTAACTGATTCGGTTTGTGAGTTAGTTATGGCTGTTAGTTGTGAAGAGAGTAGTATAAATACTTGTAATAGAGTTCGAGTAAGAGGTTCGTGTTTCATCAATATACGGTGTGTTTCTATACATTGTGCTCTATCAATCTCCTTAACCTTGTCATCTGCACATCCTTCCCATAATCGCTTCTAGTCAATGTCCAAGCACTCCCACGGCCAGAAGTCATGCTCGTCCCTTTTTGGATGTTTTGCTTTTCTGCAACCTGCAAGGAAACttacaaataaaaaagtataCAACCTGTAGTTACTTGGTTTGGAATAAACTATAATGTCATCATCATTTTGTTAGAAAGACAAAGCCAACATGAAGGtccatttttattaaaaaatcatgCCTCATTTACGTTATGTATCTTCAAATCTGTACACAAATATATTCAATACTTAACAGCTTCTAGGTGCCCTACAAAAACCCCTGCACGTTGAGGAGAAACAACACCCGGTGGTCGCATCAATCTCGGATGTTTATGATAAAATCTCCTTGAATGTTTAAAGTTAATCTTTTGTGATCCATCTACGACCCCTTACTTCAAATCCACTATAAGCTTGATCACTACTGCTCTCTCCCCCGCTTTCCCCACTCGTGTACCCTGACTTTCGCCTGTTCTTCTTAGTCCTTGTAACTCCACTGTCACTAAAACTCCCATTCAAAAGCGGATCATCGATCCCGGGAATCACTCGCCGactagatgatgatgatgacatgCAACTGTCATCTTTTACTCTTCTCTTGTCCTTATCGTGTTTCTTTATGTTCTGCGAGATCTTGTGCAGTTTCTCATTGAACTTTGTGATGCTCTTCTCCATAGGCTCTACTGCTTGAGTCACTGTGAACCTCACGTCTTTCACAATCTACAACATAGATATATCCTCTTTCTGATCAG comes from the Brassica rapa cultivar Chiifu-401-42 chromosome A01, CAAS_Brap_v3.01, whole genome shotgun sequence genome and includes:
- the LOC117128998 gene encoding uncharacterized protein LOC117128998, with protein sequence MKHEPLTRTLLQGRLEILAVSVHAEGDTSMDHYDEHDDMALQTNKPLLPIDPVVELSKKMQKQEMGTKKEEGTKCSTCHTFVGEAKQYREHCKSDWHKHNLKRKTRKLPPLTAAEECMGEIDMDDSKADLKDYSF